From the Nonlabens marinus S1-08 genome, one window contains:
- a CDS encoding transmembrane-type terpene cyclase, which translates to MLFLISNYPYELKLALFITQGLFWTATYIECVRVGFKQKTYAVPFVALCLNFGWEFYYTIQGYLSEGLDVTTSINLLWLSFDTLILVTYFKYGNELKLPKIQFYGYSIAFLTLCVVGYAVIGMHFDLAVSAVYAGFAINILMSLLFIRMLIRRPGTKGQNMFIAVCKCLGTVFITIAIGVVGINRIGGVKPLILYTGILILILDLAYIFLLKRAKASHKAVV; encoded by the coding sequence ATGTTATTTTTAATTTCCAATTATCCATACGAACTTAAATTGGCCTTGTTTATCACACAAGGCTTGTTCTGGACAGCTACTTATATAGAATGTGTACGGGTTGGGTTCAAACAAAAAACGTATGCCGTACCTTTTGTAGCCTTATGTCTGAATTTTGGTTGGGAATTCTATTATACGATTCAAGGGTACCTTTCTGAGGGACTTGATGTTACAACTTCTATTAATTTATTATGGCTCAGTTTTGATACCTTGATCTTAGTGACATATTTCAAATATGGAAATGAATTGAAACTTCCTAAGATTCAATTTTATGGCTACAGCATCGCATTTCTAACGCTTTGTGTTGTGGGATATGCAGTGATTGGGATGCATTTTGATCTCGCAGTATCTGCAGTTTATGCTGGATTTGCCATCAATATATTGATGTCCCTACTGTTTATTAGAATGCTCATACGTCGACCAGGAACTAAAGGTCAAAATATGTTTATTGCGGTGTGTAAATGTTTAGGAACGGTATTTATTACCATCGCCATAGGTGTCGTAGGGATCAATAGGATAGGAGGCGTCAAGCCCTTAATACTGTATACTGGTATTCTTATCTTAATCTTGGATTTGGCTTACATTTTCCTTCTTAAACGAGCCAAAGCGTCCCATAAAGCGGTAGTCTAG
- a CDS encoding MarC family protein — MELFILVFAALFSVINPLGTLPIFVGLTQEHSSSERSKISLFTAINVLIILIIAFFVGRYILHFFGIGIDSLRIAGGLIITTSGFALLTGSFSKHKGMDKQRVKDDAYQRDAISLTPLAIPMLAGPGSISLLIGLYEQYGLWMQKLTVIAAIIAVCVATFLMLRCSHYIVKFLGASGINAISRIIGFIVIAIGIEYISSSAIALMRQI; from the coding sequence ATGGAATTATTTATTTTAGTATTTGCGGCTTTATTTTCAGTCATCAACCCGCTGGGAACTCTTCCTATTTTTGTTGGTCTAACACAAGAACATTCTAGCAGTGAGCGTTCAAAAATTTCGTTATTCACCGCCATTAATGTTTTAATCATTCTGATCATAGCCTTCTTTGTAGGCAGATACATCCTACACTTTTTTGGAATAGGCATTGACTCGTTAAGGATTGCGGGAGGATTGATTATAACTACTTCGGGCTTTGCTCTGCTAACCGGATCATTTTCTAAACATAAGGGAATGGATAAGCAGCGCGTAAAGGACGATGCCTACCAACGGGATGCGATCTCATTAACGCCTCTTGCCATTCCAATGCTCGCGGGACCTGGTTCTATTTCCTTATTGATAGGATTGTATGAACAATACGGTTTATGGATGCAAAAACTTACCGTTATAGCGGCCATCATTGCTGTATGTGTGGCGACCTTTTTAATGCTTCGCTGTTCGCACTATATCGTAAAGTTTTTAGGAGCTTCTGGTATCAATGCAATCTCAAGAATCATTGGCTTTATCGTTATTGCCATTGGTATTGAATATATAAGCTCATCAGCAATAGCTCTTATGCGGCAAATCTAA
- a CDS encoding GldL-related protein, whose amino-acid sequence MKNKTIIIILAVGVFLIIVGALFKILHWGFGEGAWVNGNTILATGLTLKVVALVSFITKFLNGYKK is encoded by the coding sequence TTGAAAAATAAGACTATCATTATCATTTTAGCAGTTGGCGTCTTTTTAATTATCGTAGGCGCATTGTTCAAAATCTTGCATTGGGGTTTTGGCGAAGGAGCATGGGTAAATGGTAATACGATTTTGGCGACTGGTCTAACTCTAAAAGTTGTTGCATTGGTGTCATTCATCACTAAGTTTTTGAATGGGTATAAAAAATAA
- a CDS encoding VF530 family protein, producing METQPNNPLHGVKLADMVERLVEHYGWHDLGGKIRINAFNTNPTIKSSLKFLRRTPWAREKVEQLYLETFHRST from the coding sequence ATGGAAACGCAACCTAATAATCCCTTACACGGCGTTAAACTTGCTGACATGGTAGAACGACTTGTGGAACATTACGGCTGGCATGATCTGGGTGGAAAAATTAGGATCAATGCTTTTAATACAAATCCAACTATAAAATCCAGTCTTAAATTTTTACGCCGCACGCCTTGGGCTCGTGAAAAAGTCGAGCAGTTGTATCTAGAGACTTTTCATAGGTCTACTTAG
- a CDS encoding DNA topoisomerase IV subunit B: MSEETKYTEDNIRSLDWKEHIRMRPGMYIGKLGDGSSADDGIYILLKEVIDNSIDEFVMGTGKTIEVSIQTERVIVRDYGRGIPLGKVVDVVSKMNTGGKYDSRAFKKSVGLNGVGTKAVNALSSYFRVESTRDNKSASAEFERGELTNEEHLDETSRRKGTKITFVPDEDIFKNYKYRPEYVARMLKYYVFLNPGLTIVFNGEKFFSENGLKDLLSENINESDRLYPIIHLRAEDIEIAMTHSKTQYSEEYHSFANGQNTTQGGTHQAAFREAVVKTIREYYNKNYEASDVRKSIVSAIAIKVMEPVFESQTKTKLGSTDMGGDLPTVRTFINDFVKTHLDNYLHKNPETADALQRKIIQAERERKELSGIRKLAKDRAKKASLHNKKLRDCRVHLTDNKKDNYLESTLFITEGDSASGSITKSRNVNTQAVFSLRGKPLNSYNMSKKIVYENEEFNLLQAALNIEDSMEDLRYNKIVIATDADVDGMHIRLLLITFFLQFFPELIKKGHLYILQTPLFRVRNKKETKYCYTPEERAEALATLGKNPEITRFKGLGEISPDEFQHFIGDNIRLDPIMLDDNMSIEELLSFYMGKNTPDRQEFIIDNLKVELDVVEEGLPL, encoded by the coding sequence ATGAGCGAGGAAACTAAATATACGGAGGACAATATACGGTCCCTGGACTGGAAGGAACATATCAGGATGCGTCCTGGAATGTACATTGGGAAGCTGGGCGATGGCTCCAGTGCTGATGACGGAATCTACATCTTACTGAAGGAAGTCATCGATAATTCCATCGATGAATTTGTTATGGGAACTGGTAAAACAATCGAGGTTTCCATACAGACAGAACGTGTTATTGTGCGCGATTATGGTCGTGGGATCCCACTAGGAAAAGTGGTAGACGTCGTTTCTAAAATGAATACTGGAGGGAAATATGACAGCCGCGCCTTCAAGAAATCTGTGGGACTGAATGGGGTAGGTACTAAGGCGGTGAATGCACTTTCCAGCTATTTTAGGGTAGAATCCACTCGTGATAATAAAAGTGCGAGTGCAGAATTTGAGCGAGGCGAGTTGACTAATGAGGAACATCTAGACGAGACCAGCCGAAGAAAAGGAACTAAAATAACCTTTGTTCCCGACGAGGATATTTTTAAGAACTACAAATACCGCCCAGAGTATGTGGCGCGTATGCTTAAATATTATGTATTTCTCAATCCAGGATTAACTATTGTTTTCAATGGAGAGAAGTTCTTTTCTGAAAACGGGTTGAAAGACTTACTGAGTGAAAATATCAATGAATCGGATCGATTGTATCCTATTATTCATTTGCGCGCTGAGGATATTGAGATTGCGATGACACATAGCAAGACCCAGTATTCTGAAGAATACCACTCGTTTGCTAATGGTCAGAATACGACTCAAGGAGGTACGCATCAAGCGGCTTTTAGAGAAGCCGTAGTGAAAACCATACGAGAATATTACAACAAAAATTACGAAGCGAGTGATGTGCGCAAGTCTATTGTCAGTGCCATCGCCATAAAGGTGATGGAACCAGTATTTGAATCACAGACAAAAACTAAATTAGGATCTACAGACATGGGCGGCGATCTGCCCACCGTGCGTACTTTTATTAACGATTTTGTCAAAACGCATCTGGATAATTATTTGCATAAAAACCCAGAAACTGCAGATGCGTTACAACGCAAAATCATTCAAGCGGAACGGGAGCGTAAGGAGCTGAGTGGTATACGTAAGCTCGCGAAGGACCGAGCGAAAAAAGCCAGCCTTCACAACAAGAAATTACGTGACTGCCGGGTGCATTTGACTGATAACAAAAAAGACAATTATCTAGAAAGTACCTTATTCATTACCGAGGGTGACTCGGCCAGTGGATCGATTACAAAATCACGGAATGTGAATACCCAGGCGGTGTTTTCATTGCGAGGTAAGCCATTAAATTCCTATAACATGAGCAAGAAAATTGTTTATGAAAACGAGGAATTCAACTTGCTGCAAGCGGCGCTGAATATTGAGGACAGCATGGAAGACTTGCGGTACAATAAAATCGTGATCGCAACTGATGCGGATGTGGATGGAATGCACATACGATTGTTACTGATCACATTCTTCCTTCAATTCTTCCCAGAATTGATTAAAAAAGGACATTTGTACATCTTACAAACTCCACTTTTCAGAGTACGTAATAAGAAGGAAACTAAATACTGTTACACTCCAGAGGAGCGAGCGGAAGCCCTAGCAACTCTAGGTAAAAATCCAGAGATCACCCGATTTAAAGGATTAGGTGAGATCAGTCCTGACGAATTCCAACACTTCATAGGTGATAACATCAGGTTGGACCCTATCATGCTGGACGACAACATGAGTATAGAAGAACTGTTGAGTTTCTATATGGGTAAAAACACCCCAGACCGTCAGGAGTTTATTATTGATAATTTGAAGGTGGAATTGGATGTGGTGGAAGAAGGTTTGCCTTTGTAA
- a CDS encoding DUF427 domain-containing protein — translation MNNKNEDRLQSARDGWSNRGSRRPPFAVEPKEGQRSVWDFPRPPVIEKVTKKVLVKYQGKTIVDTQKALAVLETASPPTYYIPQEDVQLDLLEPILGKSSFCEWKGKATYLVLKEKKNQPVAWSYANPFEEFEELKGYLAFYPQHLECFVGEYPVKAQPGEFYAGWITPDLTGPFKGDSGTGHW, via the coding sequence ATGAATAACAAAAACGAAGATAGGTTACAGTCGGCCCGCGATGGTTGGAGCAATAGAGGTAGTAGAAGACCTCCTTTTGCTGTTGAGCCCAAGGAAGGTCAGCGTTCTGTTTGGGACTTTCCACGTCCGCCTGTGATTGAAAAAGTGACTAAAAAGGTTCTTGTCAAATATCAAGGCAAAACAATTGTAGATACCCAGAAGGCCTTAGCAGTGTTAGAAACAGCAAGCCCGCCTACCTATTACATCCCACAGGAGGATGTCCAGCTGGATTTGCTAGAACCAATACTCGGGAAAAGCTCCTTTTGCGAGTGGAAGGGTAAAGCAACCTACTTGGTATTAAAGGAGAAAAAGAACCAACCTGTCGCTTGGTCTTATGCAAATCCGTTTGAAGAATTTGAAGAGTTAAAAGGCTACTTAGCGTTCTACCCACAACACCTGGAATGTTTTGTAGGTGAATATCCAGTAAAAGCCCAACCAGGCGAGTTTTATGCGGGCTGGATCACACCTGACTTGACTGGACCTTTTAAAGGAGACAGCGGGACAGGCCACTGGTAA
- a CDS encoding App1 family protein, protein MKLKLKIYRGFASDKKLYISGHVFKKNDPSYYSVESGWFKSIYYMWRTFSIKTIENIDLTLQFKGLESTAVSNENGFFKFELSHDLDIPDGWHGFTVSLNHFNKSIEATGELVKAAPGPGIISDIDDTFLISHSSSILRKIYILLTRNINRRKFFVGVLKHYQLLAQVERPVSQPALFFYVSSSEWNLYNFIEKFTILHGFPKAVLFLKTIKSGIFDLLSSGGGNHQHKQDRIEFILNFYPERQFILLGDDTQQDPFIYTYIAEHFPNQLLAVYIRQVSTDPKSQVSDTLRIVEQNGVPVCYFKNSSVAMKHSKDIGLV, encoded by the coding sequence ATGAAATTAAAACTTAAAATTTATCGAGGTTTTGCAAGTGATAAAAAGCTTTATATAAGTGGCCATGTTTTCAAAAAAAACGACCCATCTTACTATAGTGTAGAAAGCGGTTGGTTCAAAAGCATCTATTACATGTGGCGTACATTCAGTATTAAAACTATTGAAAACATTGACCTCACTCTTCAATTTAAAGGTCTAGAGTCCACAGCTGTTTCAAATGAAAATGGCTTTTTCAAATTTGAGCTTTCACATGATTTAGATATTCCTGATGGATGGCATGGGTTTACAGTAAGCCTCAATCATTTCAACAAATCAATTGAAGCAACAGGCGAATTAGTTAAAGCAGCACCAGGACCCGGCATCATATCTGACATAGACGATACGTTTTTGATCTCGCACTCCTCCAGTATTTTAAGGAAAATCTATATATTACTTACACGCAATATCAACAGGCGTAAATTTTTTGTAGGTGTTTTAAAGCATTACCAATTGCTGGCGCAAGTAGAACGGCCAGTATCGCAACCCGCATTGTTTTTTTATGTATCCAGCAGTGAGTGGAACTTGTACAATTTTATAGAGAAGTTTACAATTCTCCACGGTTTTCCTAAAGCCGTCTTATTTTTAAAAACTATCAAAAGTGGGATATTTGACTTACTGTCTTCTGGCGGCGGGAATCACCAACATAAGCAAGATCGCATTGAATTTATCCTCAATTTTTATCCTGAACGCCAGTTCATCCTGCTAGGTGATGACACCCAACAGGATCCATTTATTTACACTTATATCGCAGAGCATTTTCCAAACCAACTGTTAGCAGTTTACATAAGACAAGTCAGCACTGATCCTAAAAGCCAAGTGAGTGACACATTGCGTATAGTAGAACAAAATGGCGTTCCGGTATGTTATTTCAAGAATAGCTCTGTTGCTATGAAACATTCTAAAGATATAGGGCTGGTGTAG
- a CDS encoding SixA phosphatase family protein — MRKLMYLLCFAIISCNNSTSQSDAETDESVTTFYFIRHAEKKTNQGSNPDLTAQGQQRANQWVNYFFLKDVDAVLSSDTNRTLQTATPLAKAKKLDTEIYDVSQVNGKSLLEQYRGKTVVLFGHSNTINKYANDLQQDQVYGELDDADFDHFFIVKVDDNGNSNAVKETMELEVD, encoded by the coding sequence ATGAGAAAACTAATGTACCTACTTTGTTTTGCGATCATTTCCTGCAACAACTCCACATCACAATCTGACGCAGAAACTGATGAAAGCGTGACCACTTTCTATTTTATACGTCATGCAGAAAAGAAAACCAATCAAGGGTCAAATCCAGACTTAACAGCCCAAGGACAACAGCGTGCAAATCAATGGGTTAATTATTTCTTCTTAAAAGATGTGGACGCCGTATTGTCCTCAGACACCAATCGCACTCTGCAAACTGCTACACCGCTGGCGAAAGCTAAAAAATTAGATACAGAAATTTATGATGTGAGCCAGGTCAATGGTAAATCATTGTTAGAGCAGTATCGCGGTAAAACGGTAGTGCTTTTCGGTCATAGCAATACCATCAATAAATACGCTAATGATTTGCAACAAGATCAAGTTTATGGTGAGCTAGATGATGCTGATTTCGATCATTTTTTCATTGTGAAAGTGGATGATAATGGAAATTCCAATGCGGTAAAAGAAACTATGGAATTAGAGGTCGACTGA
- a CDS encoding diacylglycerol/lipid kinase family protein, which translates to MSKKLSKDKILIVVNPVSGGIDKTQYLNKAKTRYQSSYALEVYHTTGKDDDTAIKKLLKESKISRIVVMGGDGTVKLVVPLVDNQTIIGVVPLGSSNGLATDLDLPTDIEEAIAVAINTNTRYIDTLKINDHLGLHISDMGLNAELIKNYSETNIRGHFGYAMNVLPTLFKSDMPMNFTVRANEQVKEFNAVMVAFANSKKFGTGVTINPDGVVDDGFFEILIFKNLDTINVLKTIMGKIDLDSEFVEVIKTKEAQVSSERGVSLQIDGEFCDYVQKVSISILPKNICIAVPKTSSDKQSSIC; encoded by the coding sequence ATGAGCAAGAAGCTATCTAAAGATAAAATTTTAATCGTTGTGAATCCCGTTTCGGGAGGTATTGACAAAACTCAATACCTAAATAAAGCCAAAACAAGATACCAAAGCTCCTACGCACTGGAAGTTTACCATACTACAGGCAAAGACGATGATACTGCAATTAAGAAGCTCCTGAAGGAGTCTAAAATATCCCGCATTGTGGTGATGGGTGGCGATGGAACTGTAAAATTAGTCGTCCCTTTAGTGGATAATCAAACTATTATAGGCGTGGTTCCATTAGGGTCTTCAAACGGTCTGGCTACGGACCTTGATCTCCCAACTGATATTGAAGAGGCAATTGCCGTTGCGATAAATACAAATACACGATATATAGATACTTTAAAAATCAACGACCATTTAGGGCTGCATATAAGTGATATGGGATTGAATGCAGAGCTGATTAAGAATTATAGTGAAACCAATATACGTGGACATTTTGGGTATGCGATGAATGTCCTGCCCACGCTTTTTAAAAGCGATATGCCTATGAATTTTACCGTACGAGCAAACGAGCAGGTCAAAGAGTTTAATGCGGTGATGGTTGCATTTGCTAACAGTAAAAAGTTTGGTACTGGAGTAACGATCAACCCGGACGGCGTCGTTGATGATGGTTTTTTTGAAATATTGATTTTTAAGAATTTGGATACCATCAATGTACTTAAAACCATCATGGGCAAAATAGACCTAGACTCAGAATTTGTAGAGGTAATTAAAACTAAGGAAGCCCAAGTAAGCTCAGAGCGTGGCGTTAGCTTACAGATTGACGGAGAATTTTGCGATTATGTACAAAAGGTTAGTATTAGCATTCTGCCTAAAAACATATGTATAGCCGTTCCTAAAACCTCTAGTGACAAACAATCATCAATCTGTTAA
- a CDS encoding histidine kinase dimerization/phosphoacceptor domain -containing protein translates to MKHLFFLLFLYSSTLFAQQEGSKLLSSNNFTSREGYLISKPFDAKYDSDGWLWILGESRDSNPYLFSDKEIVIQRFDGANFFTLKIPNTSDKEIKDGLFFKHEKGLYLKLFYKDSKAQLFHIDTQTLKFSPVNAYNTLKKEFIVSKEYQVGDTTRLLITSKNKLYSAAIDHLQLKFIDSIAIDQPVERPFLSNVVSTDQFSIVKLVVNEEFLLLDSQGKLIKILSEGDFISKDGKTIYPNEIQKFLKVNGQDFYYLEGYENVFKYQSGKFSEVPKTDEYNQLNRDLIFNADFTKAYTIKKVGDYSEFKLYDFNDLKPEVLATIDFKNFSKIAYRKLGQDLVVLDGEKLSVYIFNNTRFKTFLKGKSVRAVQQLPDSTYMVSTVNEGFYVIDVASDTAQKVDVSSNGKKISINQASDIFIEKDKIITGNQNNLYTLNSSFEIIKNQTLNIPAEEMIRIKDTIFTTGQGGVIYKYSNNENKYAKIPNTGNLQVKEFATDGKTLYATTSLGLFEYINGIVKIYSFENAAAENLLSIHYSDSYGVLVSTKLGELYRFNTTTKKLDFIYDDQFNAAIVGMVEDDNYNLWLNTHAGIVSFNLSTKKIVRYGLKEGLYELKGNQHSSYKDSQGNIFMGSSKGLSFFNLRNLSKNNSIDVQPKFSSISFFNSEEDRWEMHTSPQFLKTTEEIVLPSEYRRFSVHTSVFESLNPENVNYRFRLLSEEIESEWYATYPGKELLYANLAPGRYTLQIEALDTSNNKLGETLELTVISEQVFYKTWWFIILLLLAVIGILVYLFHQYQIKQRLFAKNEIALNEASVKNNMMLEIHHRIKNNLQIISGFLEMQMADSDDEFLKSVLENSQGRIESIAGIHDLLYNTENENNVVVKENVERIISYYKKLFLFDIEYDVDIDSSIMSIDQITPFSILFNELISNSNKHAFEKIENPIITIRFHKKENRYVFEYFDNGNFKIESTKANTMGMKIVSMMNKQLKGTLEIEKDNHFHLTMFFPING, encoded by the coding sequence TTGAAACACTTATTCTTTCTTCTATTTTTATATAGTTCCACATTATTTGCCCAGCAGGAAGGTTCCAAACTATTAAGTTCAAACAATTTTACCTCTAGAGAGGGATATTTAATATCTAAACCCTTTGATGCCAAATATGATAGTGACGGGTGGCTTTGGATTCTAGGAGAAAGCAGAGACTCTAACCCTTACCTTTTTAGCGATAAAGAGATTGTTATCCAGCGGTTTGACGGCGCTAATTTTTTTACTTTAAAAATTCCAAATACGTCAGATAAAGAAATTAAAGATGGCCTTTTTTTTAAGCATGAGAAAGGGCTGTATCTAAAATTATTCTATAAAGACTCCAAAGCACAGCTCTTTCATATAGATACTCAGACTTTGAAATTCTCACCTGTGAACGCTTATAATACCTTGAAAAAGGAATTTATCGTTTCTAAAGAATATCAGGTGGGTGATACAACAAGGTTGTTGATTACCTCAAAAAATAAATTATACAGTGCGGCAATTGATCACCTACAGCTGAAGTTCATAGACTCCATAGCTATTGACCAGCCTGTTGAACGACCTTTTCTTTCTAATGTTGTTTCTACAGATCAATTCTCCATCGTAAAATTAGTAGTCAACGAAGAGTTTTTACTGCTGGATTCTCAGGGTAAATTGATAAAAATACTGTCGGAAGGTGATTTTATCAGTAAGGATGGAAAGACTATTTATCCCAATGAGATTCAAAAATTCTTGAAAGTCAACGGTCAAGATTTCTATTATCTAGAGGGTTATGAAAATGTTTTTAAATACCAAAGCGGGAAGTTTAGTGAAGTGCCAAAAACAGATGAGTATAATCAATTAAATCGCGACCTTATTTTTAATGCCGATTTTACCAAAGCGTATACAATCAAAAAAGTAGGCGACTATAGTGAGTTTAAACTTTACGATTTTAATGATCTTAAACCTGAAGTCCTAGCAACAATTGACTTTAAGAATTTCTCTAAAATTGCCTATAGAAAATTAGGACAAGATCTGGTCGTACTCGATGGCGAAAAGTTATCAGTCTATATTTTTAACAACACTAGGTTTAAAACGTTTCTTAAGGGTAAAAGTGTGAGAGCTGTCCAACAGCTTCCTGACAGTACCTATATGGTCTCCACCGTGAATGAAGGGTTTTATGTGATAGATGTAGCATCTGATACAGCTCAAAAAGTAGATGTTTCATCTAATGGAAAAAAAATCTCCATCAATCAGGCTAGCGATATTTTTATTGAAAAAGACAAGATCATAACAGGGAACCAAAATAATTTATACACCCTAAATTCAAGTTTTGAGATTATAAAAAATCAAACGCTGAACATTCCTGCAGAGGAAATGATCAGAATTAAGGATACGATTTTTACGACCGGTCAAGGCGGTGTTATTTATAAATACAGTAATAATGAAAACAAATACGCTAAAATTCCAAATACCGGGAATTTACAGGTAAAAGAATTTGCCACTGATGGCAAAACCCTATATGCCACTACATCACTAGGTCTTTTTGAATATATAAATGGTATCGTCAAAATATATAGCTTTGAAAATGCGGCTGCTGAAAACTTGCTATCCATCCACTATTCAGATAGTTACGGTGTATTAGTATCTACAAAATTAGGTGAACTCTATAGGTTTAATACTACCACGAAAAAACTGGACTTTATTTATGACGATCAGTTCAATGCCGCTATTGTAGGCATGGTCGAAGATGACAATTATAATTTATGGCTTAATACGCATGCTGGTATTGTCTCATTTAACCTATCTACCAAAAAAATAGTGAGGTATGGTTTAAAAGAAGGACTTTACGAACTAAAAGGGAACCAGCACAGCTCTTATAAAGATTCACAAGGGAATATTTTTATGGGTAGTTCGAAAGGACTTAGTTTTTTCAATCTGAGAAATTTGAGCAAGAACAACAGTATTGATGTGCAACCAAAGTTTAGCTCCATATCATTTTTTAATAGTGAAGAAGATAGATGGGAAATGCATACTTCGCCTCAATTTTTGAAAACCACTGAAGAGATCGTTCTACCATCAGAATACAGAAGGTTTTCTGTCCATACATCAGTTTTTGAAAGCTTGAATCCTGAAAATGTAAATTATCGATTTAGGTTACTCAGTGAAGAAATTGAATCAGAGTGGTACGCAACTTATCCTGGTAAGGAATTGTTGTATGCAAACCTTGCACCTGGCAGGTACACTTTACAAATTGAAGCCTTAGACACTTCTAATAACAAATTAGGAGAAACTTTAGAACTCACTGTAATCTCTGAACAGGTATTTTATAAAACCTGGTGGTTCATTATTTTATTATTGCTTGCGGTCATAGGTATTTTGGTCTATTTGTTCCATCAATACCAAATTAAACAACGCTTATTTGCAAAAAATGAAATAGCATTAAATGAAGCCAGCGTGAAAAATAATATGATGTTAGAAATACATCACAGGATCAAAAATAATCTGCAAATCATTTCAGGTTTTTTAGAAATGCAAATGGCTGATAGCGACGATGAGTTTCTAAAAAGTGTCTTAGAAAATAGCCAAGGAAGGATAGAGTCCATAGCTGGCATTCACGATCTGCTCTACAACACTGAAAATGAAAACAACGTGGTAGTAAAAGAAAACGTAGAGCGTATAATTTCCTATTATAAAAAATTATTTTTATTTGATATTGAATATGACGTCGATATCGACTCTTCAATTATGAGTATTGATCAGATCACTCCTTTTTCCATTTTATTCAACGAGTTGATCAGTAACTCTAACAAACATGCATTTGAAAAAATTGAAAATCCCATAATTACCATACGTTTTCATAAAAAGGAAAATAGGTATGTTTTTGAATATTTTGACAACGGTAATTTCAAAATAGAAAGTACCAAAGCGAATACCATGGGAATGAAAATCGTGTCCATGATGAACAAACAGTTAAAAGGAACCTTAGAGATTGAAAAAGACAATCATTTTCATTTAACCATGTTTTTTCCAATCAATGGGTAG